The Myxococcota bacterium genome has a segment encoding these proteins:
- a CDS encoding histidine phosphatase family protein — protein MELIFVRHGEPVSVRTAGEPADPPLSERGSWQADRVSRWLAAEPVDALVTSNKTRAQQTVAPLAAQRALAPRVVADLDEIDRRAPIYAPIQHLAREFPDYWQKIVDQRWDEIGWDAPEVFRDRVLAAYEALVRERPGERVVVGCHGGVIGVVLSHVVGVATPFAFANLPFASISRVVVDANGRAQVRSISEVGHFDATRTRVVGPDGEGFAGRGWQDAARELGNGAPQRAHDGEDAHGD, from the coding sequence ATGGAGCTCATCTTCGTCCGACACGGCGAGCCCGTCTCGGTGCGCACCGCGGGCGAGCCCGCCGACCCGCCGCTGTCCGAGCGCGGCAGCTGGCAGGCCGACCGCGTCTCCCGCTGGCTCGCCGCCGAGCCCGTCGACGCGCTCGTCACGAGCAACAAGACGCGCGCGCAGCAGACGGTCGCGCCGCTCGCCGCACAGCGCGCGCTCGCGCCGCGCGTCGTCGCCGACCTCGACGAGATCGACCGGCGCGCGCCGATCTACGCGCCCATCCAGCACCTCGCCCGCGAGTTCCCCGACTACTGGCAGAAGATCGTCGACCAGCGCTGGGACGAGATCGGCTGGGACGCGCCCGAGGTCTTCCGCGACCGCGTGCTCGCCGCGTACGAGGCGCTCGTGCGCGAGCGGCCGGGCGAGCGCGTCGTCGTCGGCTGCCACGGCGGCGTGATCGGCGTCGTGCTCTCGCACGTGGTCGGTGTCGCGACGCCGTTCGCGTTCGCGAACCTCCCGTTCGCGTCGATCTCGCGCGTCGTCGTCGACGCGAACGGCCGCGCGCAGGTGCGCAGCATCAGCGAGGTCGGCCACTTCGACGCGACGCGCACGCGCGTCGTCGGCCCGGACGGCGAGGGCTTCGCGGGGCGCGGCTGGCAGGACGCCGCGCGCGAGCTCGGAAACGGCGCGCCGCAGCGCGCGCACGACGGGGAGGACGCCCATGGCGACTGA
- a CDS encoding FAD-dependent oxidoreductase, which translates to MNDLAAPFLGTSAWIDAPEDPRPPLAGDARADVAIVGGGLTGLSTAIALRDAGVDVALVERAFCGAGASGRNAGHLTPTIGKDMPTLRMMFGEERAGALVRFADHCVARTEARIAELGIACDYQPSGNVMAAVHASQERRLRRAADAAAKAGARVAFLEADAMRARGLPGAFLCGAHEAAGGTLDPGHLVRGLRAAALARGVRLHEGTEVREVVPGAKPVVRTRDGSLEADRVVLATNAWTRTLRGHGREIVPLYVTLFESAPLDDAHVAALGGWPSREGVYTAHEALESYRLTSRRTIVGGSKAPRYAFGSRPRERVAGAHAGTQRAVARAFRDRFPELADVPIAHYWGGWIAMTLSFLPSISPRPARGVVHAAGFNGHGVAQATATGELLASALAGRPDPWLDIVADCAPALPPEPARWLAARGLLAVVQGLDAITDRRVRARAGPRGAAPPRRAR; encoded by the coding sequence GTGAACGACCTCGCCGCGCCGTTCCTCGGCACGAGCGCCTGGATCGACGCGCCGGAGGATCCGCGACCGCCGCTCGCGGGCGACGCGCGCGCGGACGTGGCGATCGTGGGCGGCGGCCTCACGGGCCTCTCGACGGCGATCGCGCTGCGCGACGCGGGCGTCGACGTCGCACTCGTCGAGCGCGCGTTCTGCGGCGCCGGCGCGAGCGGGCGCAACGCGGGCCACCTCACGCCGACGATCGGCAAGGACATGCCGACGCTGCGGATGATGTTCGGCGAGGAGCGCGCGGGCGCCCTCGTCCGTTTCGCCGACCACTGCGTGGCGCGCACCGAGGCGCGCATCGCCGAGCTCGGCATCGCGTGCGACTACCAGCCGTCGGGCAACGTGATGGCGGCCGTCCACGCGAGCCAGGAGCGACGGCTCCGGCGCGCGGCGGACGCGGCCGCGAAGGCGGGCGCGCGCGTCGCCTTCCTCGAAGCCGACGCGATGCGCGCGCGCGGCCTGCCCGGCGCGTTCCTGTGCGGGGCGCACGAGGCCGCGGGCGGGACGCTCGACCCGGGCCACCTCGTGCGCGGACTGCGCGCCGCCGCGCTCGCGCGCGGCGTCCGCCTCCACGAAGGCACCGAGGTGCGAGAGGTGGTGCCCGGCGCGAAGCCCGTCGTGCGCACGCGCGACGGGAGCCTCGAGGCCGACCGCGTCGTGCTCGCGACGAACGCGTGGACGCGCACGCTGCGCGGACACGGGCGCGAGATCGTCCCGCTCTACGTCACGCTCTTCGAGTCCGCGCCGCTCGACGACGCGCACGTCGCGGCGCTCGGCGGCTGGCCCTCGCGCGAGGGCGTCTACACCGCGCACGAGGCCCTCGAGAGCTATCGCCTGACGTCGCGCCGCACGATCGTCGGCGGCTCGAAGGCGCCGCGCTACGCGTTCGGGAGCCGACCGCGGGAGCGCGTCGCGGGCGCGCACGCGGGCACGCAGCGCGCCGTCGCGCGCGCGTTCCGCGACCGCTTCCCCGAGCTCGCCGACGTCCCGATCGCGCACTACTGGGGCGGCTGGATCGCGATGACGCTGTCGTTCCTGCCGTCGATCTCGCCGCGGCCGGCTCGCGGCGTCGTGCACGCGGCCGGCTTCAACGGCCACGGCGTCGCGCAGGCGACGGCCACGGGCGAGCTGCTCGCGTCCGCGCTCGCCGGCCGGCCCGACCCCTGGCTCGACATCGTCGCCGACTGCGCGCCGGCGCTCCCGCCCGAGCCCGCGCGGTGGCTCGCGGCGCGCGGGCTCCTCGCGGTCGTCCAGGGCCTCGACGCGATCACGGACCGGCGCGTGCGCGCGCGCGCGGGCCCGCGCGGCGCCGCGCCGCCGCGACGAGCGCGTTGA
- a CDS encoding Rieske 2Fe-2S domain-containing protein — protein MSRNFQEHHTDLPIPNGWFAVAFSRDLVPGDVKAITYFDRNLVLFRARDGAARVLDAYCPHLGAHLGEGGRVMGNTVRCPFHGWQFDGSSGQCTTIPYCERIPPAARVRAWDVVEKNELIFVWHHAEGKPPQWDFPVAPEIGHPDWTEPRTMLLEVPVHSQDMHENNLDPVHFQFVHGMLSTPPTEVEYGEGGRYARIQHTSPQETPMGTFDMTLVRESWGLGLSSVRSVGIPGAGLLMYSSTSPVGPRMTHSRWVFTVTKNLADVAGEEWIANLSAGVMDDMRIWSNKVHRAEPVLCEADKELIEFRRWVKQFYSDPA, from the coding sequence ATGAGCCGCAACTTCCAGGAGCACCACACGGACCTGCCGATCCCGAACGGCTGGTTCGCCGTCGCCTTCAGCCGCGACCTCGTTCCCGGCGACGTCAAGGCGATCACGTACTTCGACAGGAACCTCGTGCTCTTCCGCGCGCGCGACGGCGCGGCACGCGTGCTCGACGCCTACTGTCCGCACCTCGGCGCGCACCTCGGCGAGGGCGGCCGCGTGATGGGCAACACCGTGCGCTGCCCGTTCCACGGCTGGCAGTTCGACGGCTCGTCCGGCCAGTGCACGACGATCCCATACTGCGAGCGCATCCCGCCGGCGGCGCGCGTGCGCGCGTGGGACGTCGTCGAGAAGAACGAGCTGATCTTCGTGTGGCACCACGCGGAGGGGAAGCCGCCGCAGTGGGACTTCCCGGTCGCGCCGGAGATCGGCCATCCCGACTGGACCGAGCCGCGCACGATGCTGCTCGAGGTGCCCGTGCACTCGCAGGACATGCACGAGAACAATCTCGATCCCGTCCACTTCCAGTTCGTGCACGGCATGCTGAGCACGCCGCCCACCGAGGTCGAGTACGGCGAGGGCGGCCGCTACGCGCGCATCCAGCACACGTCGCCGCAGGAGACGCCCATGGGCACGTTCGACATGACGCTCGTGCGCGAGTCCTGGGGCCTCGGGCTCTCGAGCGTGCGCAGCGTCGGCATCCCGGGCGCCGGGCTCCTCATGTACTCGTCGACATCGCCCGTCGGTCCGCGCATGACGCACTCGCGCTGGGTCTTCACCGTCACGAAGAACCTCGCCGACGTCGCGGGCGAGGAGTGGATCGCCAACCTCTCGGCCGGCGTGATGGACGACATGCGCATCTGGTCGAACAAGGTGCACCGCGCGGAGCCCGTGCTGTGCGAGGCGGACAAGGAGCTGATCGAGTTCCGCCGCTGGGTGAAGCAGTTCTACTCCGACCCCGCCTGA
- a CDS encoding amidohydrolase family protein gives MSDRHLVISTDCHAGLPPERYREYLDPQHREAFDQALPIQLAMTKQASKQFLVEDINEEWREGNEHGLHGAWDHDARIDVLDGDGIAGEIVFPDGITEMNSPPFGAGIGLPTENVVPELQWAGARAHNRWLAELVSMAPERHFGVAIVPACWDDMETTLAEVRWAREHGLGGIMLPPVWGKKRPYHHPFYEPLWALCQDLGVIVHFHSGPAPAEDYFGPMPPQEGQPQLPGGVGIYICEVPFWNVRPVTFMLWGGVFTRHPKLKVVVTEGTTVWVPEYVALLEQRYAEAHYSAKLGDFRSHLKGKSPAQAFRENVFLGASCMPRREAELRHEIGLAQIGWGSDYPHPEGSWPFTKRQMHDTFDGLPEDDVAAMLGGNAARFYGFDVEKLAPLVAEIGPEKRGFARG, from the coding sequence ATGTCCGACCGCCACCTCGTGATCTCGACCGACTGCCACGCCGGGCTCCCGCCCGAGCGCTACCGCGAGTATCTCGACCCGCAGCACCGCGAGGCGTTCGACCAGGCGCTGCCCATCCAGCTCGCGATGACGAAGCAGGCGAGCAAGCAGTTCCTCGTCGAGGACATCAACGAGGAGTGGCGCGAGGGCAACGAGCACGGACTCCACGGCGCGTGGGACCACGACGCGCGCATCGACGTGCTCGACGGCGACGGCATCGCCGGCGAGATCGTGTTCCCCGACGGCATCACCGAGATGAACTCGCCGCCGTTCGGCGCGGGCATCGGGCTGCCCACGGAGAACGTCGTGCCGGAGCTGCAGTGGGCGGGCGCACGCGCCCACAACCGCTGGCTCGCCGAGCTCGTGTCGATGGCGCCGGAGCGCCACTTCGGCGTCGCGATCGTGCCGGCGTGCTGGGACGACATGGAGACGACGCTCGCCGAGGTGCGCTGGGCGCGCGAGCACGGGCTCGGCGGCATCATGCTGCCGCCCGTCTGGGGGAAGAAGCGGCCGTACCACCACCCGTTCTACGAGCCGCTGTGGGCGCTCTGCCAGGACCTCGGCGTGATCGTGCACTTCCACTCGGGCCCGGCGCCGGCCGAGGACTACTTCGGCCCGATGCCGCCGCAGGAGGGCCAGCCGCAGCTCCCGGGCGGCGTGGGCATCTACATCTGCGAGGTCCCGTTCTGGAACGTGCGCCCCGTGACGTTCATGCTCTGGGGCGGCGTCTTCACGCGCCATCCGAAGCTCAAGGTCGTCGTCACCGAGGGCACCACCGTGTGGGTGCCGGAGTACGTCGCGCTGCTCGAGCAACGCTATGCGGAGGCGCACTACAGCGCGAAGCTCGGCGACTTCCGGAGCCACCTGAAGGGCAAGTCGCCGGCGCAGGCGTTCCGCGAGAACGTCTTCCTCGGCGCGTCGTGCATGCCGCGGCGCGAGGCCGAGCTGCGGCACGAGATCGGGCTCGCGCAGATCGGCTGGGGCAGCGACTACCCGCATCCCGAAGGCAGCTGGCCGTTCACGAAGCGGCAGATGCACGACACCTTCGACGGGCTCCCCGAGGACGACGTCGCCGCGATGCTCGGCGGCAACGCGGCGCGCTTCTACGGCTTCGACGTCGAGAAGCTCGCGCCGCTCGTCGCCGAGATCGGGCCGGAGAAGCGCGGGTTCGCGCGGGGCTGA
- a CDS encoding amidohydrolase family protein, whose product MAAAIFDRFQVIDIDTHLTEPPDTWTARLASKYGDRIPHIRQIDGKDLWFAGDQPVGMPGAYSMAGHDGTPPEFRSGYAEIPKAMYDAKARLAFMDEEKIHAQVLYPNVGGFGSGGFRKLGDPQLMLDCVSAYNDFLVDWCSADPHRLLGVAAMPFWDVDASVREIERCAGLGFRAILMCNQPQDHGQPLLRDKHWDRFWGAAQANDMTVSFHVGGGDFTDVSTDPANIGFKTNFARASVMAFIDNARSISDVIMGGVPHRFPRLQMVSVESGVGWIPFVVEGLDWQWKNNGVRKEHPEYDLLPSEYFRRQIYASFWFEEGGLADAIARFPDNILFETDYPHPTCQAPGPASAGTHPRLYAERALAGLPDATLQKVLHDTAARLYRL is encoded by the coding sequence ATGGCCGCCGCGATCTTCGACCGCTTCCAGGTGATCGACATCGACACGCACCTGACCGAGCCGCCCGACACGTGGACGGCGCGGCTCGCCTCGAAGTACGGCGACCGCATCCCGCACATCCGGCAGATCGACGGCAAGGACCTGTGGTTCGCGGGCGACCAGCCCGTCGGCATGCCGGGCGCGTACTCGATGGCCGGCCACGACGGCACGCCGCCCGAGTTCCGCAGCGGCTACGCCGAGATCCCGAAGGCGATGTACGACGCGAAGGCGCGCCTCGCGTTCATGGACGAGGAGAAGATCCACGCGCAGGTGCTCTACCCGAACGTCGGCGGCTTCGGCTCGGGCGGGTTCCGCAAGCTCGGCGATCCGCAGCTCATGCTCGACTGCGTGTCGGCCTACAACGACTTCCTCGTCGACTGGTGCTCGGCCGATCCGCACCGCCTGCTCGGCGTCGCGGCGATGCCGTTCTGGGACGTCGACGCTTCGGTGCGCGAGATCGAGCGCTGCGCGGGGCTCGGCTTCCGCGCGATCCTGATGTGCAACCAGCCGCAGGACCACGGCCAGCCGCTCCTGCGCGACAAGCACTGGGACCGCTTCTGGGGCGCCGCGCAGGCGAACGACATGACGGTGAGCTTCCACGTCGGCGGAGGCGACTTCACGGACGTCTCGACCGACCCGGCGAACATCGGCTTCAAGACGAACTTCGCGCGCGCGTCGGTGATGGCGTTCATCGACAACGCGCGCTCGATCTCCGACGTCATCATGGGCGGCGTGCCGCACCGCTTCCCGCGCCTGCAGATGGTGAGCGTCGAGAGCGGCGTCGGCTGGATCCCGTTCGTCGTCGAGGGCCTCGACTGGCAGTGGAAGAACAACGGCGTGCGCAAGGAGCACCCGGAGTACGACCTGCTCCCGAGCGAGTACTTCCGCCGGCAGATCTACGCGAGCTTCTGGTTCGAGGAGGGCGGCCTCGCCGACGCGATCGCGCGCTTCCCGGACAACATCCTGTTCGAGACGGACTACCCGCACCCGACGTGCCAGGCGCCCGGCCCCGCGAGCGCCGGCACGCACCCGCGCCTGTACGCCGAGCGCGCGCTCGCGGGCCTTCCCGACGCGACGCTGCAGAAGGTGCTGCACGACACCGCCGCGCGGCTCTACCGGCTGTAG
- a CDS encoding DUF1214 domain-containing protein → MATESEATERARRVADGTAWKEFCRALEACGEVILGPSTPDDAFDRAEGFRYLTRLVRASLESNVESSDPQFPRFFQLSNETVKIGNDNPDNVYHNANLSGAHDYRIHGRRGTTPYISWACYGGGYGEDGRMTPTGQLDSSQLEVEPDGSFEIVVSAKPQPNAKNWLAMDPSTTNMVVRQTFHVRADEEPARYAIECLNPTRDDRLDPASLALKLGAAASFVRGTSQLFVDWMRIFEKHVNQLPADDQTRCQNAGGDKNIHYKNSRWELGPDEALVIEAPEIPRCSTWNFQLGNFWMESLDYRYHRVSVNKYTAAYEPDGSVRVVVAHRDPGPKYPNWIDTCGHARGAMLWRWIEADSHPDVHTRVVKFAEL, encoded by the coding sequence ATGGCGACTGAGAGCGAGGCCACCGAGCGAGCGCGCCGCGTCGCGGACGGGACGGCGTGGAAGGAATTCTGCCGCGCGCTCGAGGCGTGCGGCGAGGTGATCCTCGGCCCGTCGACGCCGGACGACGCCTTCGATCGCGCCGAGGGCTTCCGCTACCTGACGCGGCTCGTGCGCGCGTCGCTCGAGTCGAACGTCGAGTCGAGCGACCCGCAGTTCCCGCGCTTCTTCCAGCTCTCGAACGAGACGGTGAAGATCGGCAACGACAACCCGGACAACGTCTACCACAACGCCAACCTGTCGGGTGCGCACGACTACCGCATCCACGGCAGGCGCGGCACGACGCCCTACATCAGCTGGGCTTGTTATGGCGGCGGCTACGGCGAGGACGGCCGCATGACGCCGACCGGCCAGCTCGACAGCTCGCAGCTCGAGGTCGAGCCCGACGGCAGCTTCGAGATCGTCGTCTCGGCGAAGCCGCAGCCGAACGCGAAGAACTGGCTGGCGATGGACCCGAGCACGACCAACATGGTCGTGCGGCAGACCTTCCACGTGCGCGCGGACGAGGAGCCCGCCCGCTACGCGATCGAATGCCTGAACCCGACGCGCGACGACCGGCTCGACCCGGCGTCGCTCGCGCTGAAGCTCGGCGCCGCCGCGAGCTTCGTCCGCGGCACGTCGCAGCTCTTCGTCGACTGGATGCGGATCTTCGAGAAGCACGTCAACCAGCTCCCGGCCGATGACCAGACGCGCTGCCAGAACGCGGGTGGCGACAAGAACATCCACTACAAGAACAGCCGCTGGGAGCTCGGGCCCGACGAGGCGCTCGTGATCGAGGCGCCGGAGATCCCGCGCTGCTCGACCTGGAACTTCCAGCTCGGCAACTTCTGGATGGAGTCGCTCGACTACCGCTACCACCGCGTCAGCGTGAACAAGTACACGGCCGCCTACGAGCCCGACGGCTCGGTGCGCGTCGTCGTCGCGCACCGCGACCCCGGCCCGAAGTACCCGAACTGGATCGACACCTGCGGCCACGCGCGCGGCGCGATGCTGTGGCGCTGGATCGAGGCGGATTCGCACCCCGACGTCCACACGCGCGTGGTGAAGTTCGCCGAGCTGTGA
- a CDS encoding helix-turn-helix domain-containing protein yields MAVPQPAAEVVALPRRERRKLELRARILEAARALFDDQGFDATRVAEIAERADVAEKTVFNHFATKQLMMRELAYEAIAALVERVEQVRREPGTTRERLARFFEQVADAAEEGGPTHRELLTETIHALHDARDESEQVKRLHDAFAGIVGDGVARGEITRAHAPETLANAILGSFYSLMFSWAHVEGFPVREQARATARFLADALAA; encoded by the coding sequence ATGGCCGTTCCGCAGCCCGCCGCCGAGGTCGTCGCCCTGCCGCGCCGCGAGCGCCGCAAGCTCGAGCTGCGCGCCCGCATCCTCGAGGCGGCGCGCGCGCTCTTCGACGACCAGGGGTTCGACGCGACGCGCGTGGCGGAGATCGCCGAGCGCGCCGACGTCGCCGAGAAGACCGTCTTCAACCACTTCGCGACGAAGCAGCTGATGATGCGCGAGCTCGCCTACGAGGCGATCGCCGCGCTCGTCGAGCGCGTCGAGCAGGTGCGGCGCGAGCCGGGCACGACGCGCGAGCGGCTCGCGCGCTTCTTCGAGCAGGTCGCCGACGCGGCCGAGGAAGGCGGGCCGACGCACCGCGAGCTGCTGACGGAGACGATCCACGCGCTGCACGACGCGCGCGACGAGTCCGAGCAGGTGAAGCGCCTGCACGACGCGTTCGCCGGCATCGTCGGCGACGGCGTCGCGCGCGGCGAGATCACGCGCGCGCACGCGCCCGAGACGCTCGCCAACGCGATCCTCGGGTCGTTCTACTCGCTGATGTTCAGCTGGGCCCACGTCGAGGGCTTCCCCGTCCGCGAGCAGGCGCGCGCGACCGCGCGCTTCCTCGCCGACGCCCTCGCCGCCTGA